GCGAATGAGTTCCGCGTCAGTTGGTTCTTCGGCGACCGGCTGAGCAGTGACTTCCACACGCTAAATAGACGTTATCCGGCGACATATGTTAAGTGGCAGCGGTTGACGGATTTACGTCAGCTGGCTAGCTTCTTTAGAACGACCGTTCGACGGTCAGGAACCCGCCCAGTCTCAAGAGGTACAGGACGATGCCCGACGAAACAACGCCCACCCCCGCCGACCCGACCTCAGCTCCAGCCGCCAGTACCCCGCGCGCGCCCAAGCTGGAAACGCTCCTGGCCGCCGCTGCCACGACCTTCGCGACCCGCGGCTACAGCGGAACGAGTATGCGTGACATCGCGCACGATTCCGGCATCTCGCTGTCCGGCATCTACTATTACACCCGCGGCAAGTCGTCGCTCCTCTACGAGATTCAGTCCCGCACCATAGACGCCCTCATCGCCTCGGCAGCCCAGGCTCTGTCCCGCGTTACCAAGCCGACTGACCAGCTGCTCCAGTTCGTGGAGAATCACGTCTCGTATTCCAACGAGCACCCCGCCTTCGTGCGCGTTCTGTCGCACGAGACCGCGCCGGACGGCTCGGACGAGCGCCGGGAAGCGGTCGAGGTCAAGCGAAAGCAGTACGTCGATGTCCTGCGTGACATCCTCGATCGCGTGCGCCAGGAGTTCGAGGCACCAGTCTCCACCGCCTTCGCCGCCGACATGCTCTTCGCGATGATGAGCGGGCCGCGCCAGTGGGGAGTGTCCGACACGGAGCTCAATGTCGGGATCGCGTCCCGGCTCATCTATGATCTGTTCGTGCACGGCTTTACCGGAGGAACTCCGCCCTCAAGCCGGGCGTGATGGAGTTCATCGCGCACCGCGGAGTCCATGACGTCTTCACCGAGAACACGCTGGATGCCTTCCAGCGCGCGATCGATCTCGGATTCCACGGTGTCGAGCTGGACGTACATGTAACCGCGGACGGCATCTGTGTCGTCAATCACGACGAGTCCGTCGTGACGTCCCGGGTCGCGCTATCCATTCGAGGCACCTACTACGACACGCTGCACGCCGAGGCCCCGCTGCTGCCGCGGCTCGATGCGGTTCTCGAGCTGGTCTCCGGAAAGGCACATGCCTACGTCGAGATCAAGAACCGCGAGGTCGAGGTCGAGCTCGCCGAGGTTATCCGGCGCAGCTCCGCCGAGGCTTCGGTCCACTCGTTCGATCACGAAGTGATCTTGCGCATGAGGCAGTTGCTGCCGCAACTTCGCACCGGGATTCTTCAGACCAGCCGGCTCGTGGACAGCGCCCACGCTCTCCGGGCCGCCGGCGCGACGGATCTCTGGCAGTGGCACGAGTTCGTCGATCGCGCGCTGGTCGAGCAGGTAACGGCGGCCGGCGGAAGGGTGATTGTGTGGACTGCAAACACCCCTTCGGAATGGCGCGTATTCGATGATCTGGGAGTCGCCGCGATCTGCACTGATCTGCCGATCAGTCCAACGTTGGCATCAACTCGAAGCACTCACCCGCGAGGCTCATCTCTGGATGCGAATCACTAGTCTCTTCCTTCTCTGCGCTGCTGGAGTGGCATGCGCGCACAATCCGGCACCGACGCCAGCTGCATCGCCGTCGACCAGTGCGCCATCCAGTTCCGCAACAGCCGGCGCAACCGCGAGCGCCACATCGGGGCGCGACAGCGCCGGCAAGCCTGGTATTGGCGCACTGTCGCTTCCGAATGCGAATCCGTTCCCGAGCACGTACGTCCCGTTCCCGTCACACACGACGCTGATCCGGAACGCAACGATAATGACCGCCGCGGGGCCGACGATGCAGAACGCGTCGATCCTGCTTCGTGACGGCAAGATCGTCGCGGTCGGAACCTCGGTCACCGCACCCGCCGACGCTGTAGTGATCGACGGCACCGGCAAGTACGTGACGCCGGGAATCATCGACGTTCACTCCCACCTCGGAGTTTACGCCGCACCGGGCGGCGGTGGTCTCAATGACGGAAACGAGGCGACCAATCCGAACACGTCATACGTCTGGGCCGAGCACTCGGTATGGCCGCAGGATCCGCAGTTCCCGCGCATTCTGGCGGGCGGTGTCACGACGGTCCAGATCCTTCCCGGCTCGGCCAATCTCTTCGGCGGCCGCAGCGCAATTCTGAAGGTCGTACCATCGCGCACGGTCCAGGGGATGAAGTTTCCGGGGGCCAAGTACGGTGTGAAGATGGCGTGCGGCGAGAACCCCAAGCGTGTCTACGCTTCGCGCGGGCCGTCAACCCGTATGGGGAACGTCGCGGGCTATCGCACGGCGTACATCCAGGCCGCCGAATACCGCCGCAAGTGGGACGAATGGAACGCGAACCACAAGGGACCGCCGCCAGCGCGCGACCTCGGCCAGGAAACGCTCGCAGAAGTATTGCGCGGCGACATTCTTCCACAGATGCACTGCTACCGCGCGGACGAGATGGCGCAGATGCTGGACGTCGCGAAGGAATTCGGCTTCAAGATCCGCGCATTCCATCACGCGGTCGAAGCGTACAAGATCGCCGACCTGCTTCGTGAGAACGGAACGGGCGCCGCGATGTGGGCCGACTGGGGCGGTTTCAAGGAAGAGGCGATGGACGGCATTCGCGCCAACATCGCGCTGGTGGATGCGGCAGGTGCGAAGGCGATGATTCACTCCGACGATCCGTCCGGATCGCAGCGTCTCAATCAGGAAGTTGCAAAGGCGATGTACGCCGGCCGCGCCGCGGGGATCAACGTTACGGAAGACGAAGCAGTCAAGTGGATGACCATCAATCCCGCATGGGCGCTGGAGCTGGACGACAAGATCGGCTCACTCGAACCCGGCAAGGATGCCGATGTGGTGTTGTGGAGCGGAGATCCGTTCAGCGTTTACACGAAGGCCGAGAAGGTCTGGATCGACGGCGCTATGCTGTTCAACCGTGACGACCCAGCACAGAACTGGCGCACCGACTTCGACCTGGGCTACGTGAAGGGAGAAACCCGCTGATGAAAAAGCAACTTCTATTTGCCGCGTGCGTGACGTTCGTTACCGTCGCGGCGGCACATGCGCAGACAGTCGCGATCACTGGCGGAACTGTGTATCCGGTGAGTGGTCCGGCGATTCAGAATGGTACGGTACTGATGCGCGATGGCAAGATCGTCGCGGTGGGTGCTGATGTAGCTGTTCCCGCCGGCGCTCAACGCATCGACGCGACCGGCAAGATCGTTACGCCGGGATTCATCGATGCATCGACGACGCTTGGTCTGGTCGAGATTGGTGGTGAGCCGAGCACGCGCGATGCCAACGCCAAGGGGACGGACGCAATCGCAGCCTCGTTCCGTTCGTGGGACGGACTCAACTCAGAGTCTGTGAACTGGGCACCGGCGCGCAATGAAGGTGTCACCAGTGCTGTCGTGCTGCCGGGCGGCGGTCTGGTATCCGGAGGAGCCGCGATGGTCGATCTGGCTGACGGCACTGCGGCGCAGATGATCCGGCGGGCACCCGTCGCGATGATCGCACAGATCGACAATCCGCGCAGCGCGCAGGCTGGCGCCCGGGGCGAGCTGATCGGCAAACTTCGGAACCTCATCGAGGACGTGAAGTTCTACCAGGCTCACAGGGCGGACTACGACCGTTCCGCGACGCGCAGCCTCACGGCGCCGCGCGTGGATCTGGAAGCAATGATCCCGGTCGTGGAAGGCAAGCTCCCTCTGGCGATTCAGGCCGAGCGAGTTGACGACATTCAGGCCGCGCTCCGGCTCGCGAAGGAGTTCAACCTCAAGATCATCATCATGGGTGGCGCCGAAGCATGGCTCGCTGCCAATGACCTCGCGGCGGCGCACGTGCCGGTCGTTGCGGGCGCGATGAACAACATTCCGACCAGCTTCGAGACACTGAACCAGCGTCAGGAGAATCTTGGAATCCTGAGCAAGGCGGGCGTCACCACCGCGATCGTCGGCAACAACGGCGACGGCGACGAGGAGCTGTTCAACGTGCGCAACATCAAGTACGAAGCAGGTAACGCAGTTGCGTACGGCATGACGCACGACGCGGCGTTGCGCGCCGTGACGCTCGCGCCGGCCGAGATGTTCGGCGTGGCGGATCACGTCGGCTCGCTGCAGCCGGGGCGTGATGCGAACGTTGTGATCTGGAGCGGAGACCCGTTCGAGTTCTCGACACACGCGGAGCACGTGTACATCCACGGTCGCGACGTGATCGCGCCGAGCCGGCAGGACATGCTGACTCAGCGATACAAGACACTACCGCCGAAGTATTCGCAGCCGTGAGCCACACGACACGGTAAGTATTCGAGAAAGCCGCCTTCGATGCGAAGGCGGCTTTCTTCATGACCGGGACGGGAATCGATGCAGCAAAAGACTCTTCTGATCGCAGCGCTGTGCGTTGCTGCTCCCTGCAGCGCGCAACGCATTTCCAAGCCAATCTCACCGCCGTCAAAAGCCGCCGCTCCTGCCGGTGATGCGGCGACGCTCCGCATCGGAGCGCAACGATACCGCCGTTCCCACGAAGCGACGATCCTGCATGAGTTCTCGGATCTTCTCGCGCTGCCGAACGTTGCCTCCGACCATCTGAATATTCGCCGCAATGCAGACATGCTCGTAGCGATGCTCAGGAAGCGAGGAGTCGATGCCCGCACGCTCGAGCTGGAAGGCGCGTCGCCGGCTGTCTATGGCGTACTCACGGCGCCGGGCGCGACGCACACCGTCATTCTGTATGCGCACTACGACGGCCAACCTGTCACCGCGTCGCAATGGGCAACGCCGCCCTGGTCGCCGACGCTTCGCGACAAATCACTGGCCGAGGGTGGAAAGACGATCGCGTTTCCTGTGGACAATACGACGCGCGTCAGTGGCGAGGCGCGCATCTATGCGCGGTCATCCGGCGACGACAAGGCAAGCATCGTCGCGATGCTTACCGCCCTCGACGCGCTACATGCGAGCGGGCGCAAGCCGTCGGTAAATGTCAAATTTCTTTTCGAGGGCGAGGAGGAAGCCGGCTCCCCTCATCTGCTCGCGATCCTGCAGCGCTATCGCGAGCTGCTGACGGGCGACGTGCTTTTGCTGTGTGACGGGCCCGAGCATCAGAGCGGCAAGCAGCAGTTGCTCTTTGGTGTACGTGGCACGGCGAGCATGGAGCTCACCGTTTATGGTGCCACGGCTGCGCTGCACAGCGGACACTACGGCAACTGGGCGCCCAATCCTGGCGCAATGCTCGCGAATCTCATCGCCAGCATGCGTGATGACGACGGCCACATCAGGATCGCCGGCTTCTACGACGACGTTGCGCCTGTCTCGCGCGCGGAGCGGGCCGCGATCCGAGCCGTGCCGCCGATCGATTCAGCGTTGCGCCGCTCGCTCGGTCTCGTTCGAACGGAGGACAACAACGCTCCACTCGCCGAGCGACTCATGGCACCAGCGCTCAACGTGCGCGGCCTGAGCTACGGCAGCGTTGGCGAGCACGCAGCGAATGTGATCTCGACGGAAGCGCACGCGTCCTTCGATTTCCGCCTGGTTCCAGACGAGACGCCGGAGCGCGTGCGCGAGATCGTTGACGGGCACATCCGAAAGCAGGGTTACTTCGTTACCAGCGACAGCGTGACGATGGCAATGCGATTGGCTCATCCGCGAATCGCGCGCGTGGTATGGGCGGCCGGTGGCTATCCCGCGAATCGCACCGCGATGGATTCACCGGTCGCGCGGGCCGTCATCAACGTCGCCGCCGACAGCACCGGGAAGCCACCCGTGGTGTTGCCGACGATGGGTGCCAGTGCGCCGAGTTACGTGTTCGCACAGACTCTGCACGTACCGGTGATCATCGTGCCGATCGCCAATTACGACGACAACCAGCACGCCGCGAATGAGAATCTGCGCGTCCAGAACCTGTGGGACGGCATCGAGCTGTATACGGAGATAATGGGCCGGATTGGGACGGTGGCTTGGCGGTAGGATAACCGGTATTGCGGGGCCGCGGTTCGGCGGTCATCGCAGCGTATTTGCGCCGACGCTAATCAACGCGCCGATCCGGTACGCCCGCGTAGGGCGCGGATTCTTCCGCGCCTGGCCCAATTGCGTGGTATCGGACCGTGATATCAACCGGGTTCATAAAATTTCGTCATCCCGCCGAGGATCGTGGTCGTCGTCCCGCCGAAGGTTGGGATGACGACTTACAACGCGACGACGTTCAACAATATCAGCGTTCATCCAAACCGGCGTTCATCCGATTCCGATTGCGCCTAAACGGGCCAGGCGCGGAAGAATCCGCGCCCTACGCAAGACCACCAATTCGGCGCGTCCGAAAGCGTCGTCGGAAACGCGTACCGATCCGGCGCGTGGCTCGTGCCGTCGAAAACGCGAACCCCTGCGGCGCGTGGGTGAACGTCGTCATCGCGCACACCGTCAAAGACGAAAAAGGGCTCCCGCATGGGAGCCCTCTCGTTCCTGCAGCCTGACCTGGCTATCTGCGATTACGCAGTCGCCGTCTCGGTCTGCTGCTGAGGATAGACGCTGATCTTGTAGCGCGTCTTGCTCTTGTGCTCGAACTTCACGACGCCGTCGATGAGAGAGTAGATCGTGTAGTCGGAGCCGAGTCCGACGTTGCGGCCCGGGTGCCACTTGGTGCCGCACTGGCGGACGATGATGTTGCCCGCGACCACGCGCTCGCCACCGAACTTCTTGACGCCACGGTACTGCGCGTTGCTGTCGCGACCGTTGCGAGTGGATCCTACGCCCTTTTTATGTGCCATGTTTTTCTAAGCCTCAGGCGAGTGTGATGTCGCCGATCTTGATCTCGGTGAAGCCCTGACGATGTCCCTGCTTGCGCGCGTAGTTCTTGCGGCGCTTCTGCTTGAAGACGATGATCTTCTCGCCGCGGCCGTGCTTGACGATCTCGGCGGCGACTGACGCGCCCTTGAGGGCCGGCACGCCGACGTGAGTATTCTTGTCATCGCTACCGAGCAGCACGTCGGAGAACGTGACTTTTGCTCCGGCGTCGCCGACAAGCGTAGGGATTCTGTAGGTTTTGCCGGGCTCGACGCGAAACTGCTTGCCGCCGGTTCGGATGATAGCGTATGGCATGGAATCGAATTGGTTTTGGTGCAGCCTTTAAGTATAGCGGTCCTGAGTGCGAAACGGTAGGGCGCGGATTCATCCCGACCGGGGCCTTTCCATGCGGAGTCCGTCCCTACTCCGTCCCTACTCCGTCCCCACTCCGTCCCCACTCCGTCCCCACTCCGTCCCTCGTGGGCGGGCGCGGGGGCCCGCCCCTACGGTGCGCGCTTTTGGGGCGATTTGTTTGCGGGCGGCCTTACGCCAACGCGTACTGCTGCGTCACATCCCGGCCTTGCGACTTCACAACCAACTTGAACTCATCCGGTCTAAGTAACGGATCATCACGCATTTCCAGCGAGAACGACGCTGACTTCTGGAGCTTCTGGACCAGGTCCCGCTCCTGCTCCAGAACGTACATCGCGACCTCCGGATGCAGCTTCACCAGCAGGTTGTCGCGACGACCTTCCAGCACCATCCGGCGCACCGACCGCTCCATCCGTCGCACTATCGTCTCCGGCGTGAAGACTCGCCCGCTGCCGTGACACGTGGGACACGCTTCCGTCATGCTCTGATAGTGACTCTGCCGGACCCGCTGGCGAGTCATCTCGATCAGACCGAGATCGCTTACCGCAAATGCCTTGGTCCGCGCGCGGTCGCGCGAGAGATGGTTCCGGATCTCCTGAAGCACCTTGTCACGGTTCGACTTGCTCTCCATGTCGATGAAGTCCGTGACGATGATCCCGCCCACGTCGCGCAATCTCAACTGGCGCGCAACCTCGGCCGCCGCCTCCATGTTGGTTCGAAGAACCGTCTGCTCGGGATCCTTCTTGCCCGTGTAACGCCCCGAGTTCACGTCGATCGAGACCAGCGCTTCGGTCGGCTCGATGATCAGATATCCGCCCGAGGGGAGATCGCAGCGACGCTTGAAGATGTCCCGGATCTCCGATTCGATCTCGAACTTGTCGAAGAGAGGCGGCTCCTCGGCGTGCAGCTTCACGCGCGGGATCAGATCCGGCGCGATGTCCTCCAGATAATCCACGATCTCGTTGAAGACCTGCTTGGAGTCCACCGTCAGCGAATCGACCTTGGCGCTGAACAGGTCGCGCACGAGTCCGCGCGTCAGACCGGTTTCACGATGGATCACCGCCGGTGCGCGGACGAATCGCGTCTTCTTCTTGATCCGCTTCCACTGCGATATCAGCGACTCGAGCTCGCGCTTGAGCATGTCCGGTGTCACGTCCTCGCTAACCGTGCGCACGATCACGCCGCCGACCTTCTCGGGCAGAAAGCCGCGGACCATCTCCTTGAGCCGCTGGCGCTCCGCACCGGCACCGATCTTTCGGCTCACGCCGACCTTGGTGCCGCCGTCTGGGATGTACACCAGGAACCGGCCCGCCAACGAGATCTGCGCGGTGACGCGCGGACCCTTGGTCGAGATCGGCTCCTTGGTCACCTGAACCAGAATGTCCTGACCCCGCTTGAGCGTGTCCTGGATCGGCGGGACCTTGCCGCGGCGGCCATTGCCACCGTTACCATGACCATTGCCGCCGCCGTTGCCGTTGGCGGGCTCGGCGTCATCGTCGTCATGATCGTCAGGATCGGAGTCGTCATCCGAATCGTCCGCCTGGACGTCGGACGCGTGGAGGAAGGCACTCTTCTCCGTCCCGATATTGACGAAGGCTGCCTGAATGCCGGGAAGGACGGCTTCCACCTTCCCAACGTAGATGTCGCCGATCATTCGGCGGTTGTCTGGACGGTCGACCAACAGCTCTACGAGGCGGTCGTCCTCCAGAATCGCGATGCGCGTTTCCCGCGCAGCCGCGTTTATGAGGATTTCACGTTTCATTGTAGCCCACGCAGGCCCGGGATCGTGTTACAGGGTCCCTGCCTCGGCGCGGTCCAAAAGAGAAATAGACTGGGGCGCCGGAGTAGCCGGCGCCAACATCACTAAAGTTACTTCCGGAGGGTCCGGAACGCCAGCCAAATCATTGCCAGAACGTAAGTTAGGCCGGCTTTCCACTCCCCGTGCTTCATGTAGAGGGCCGAATCGAAGCGGTTCATGGAGTCCGCATCGCCACGCCACGGCGCCGGCCGCGGGAAGAACAGCGGCACATTGGTCGCATAACGAGCGTACGCGTCCGGGAAGCGTCCCTGGATGTTCGCTATCTCGCGCTGCATCGTTGGATAGTAGATGAGCAGGAAGAACACGACGACCGCGACAAGCAGGCTCCAGTGCGCAGCCACGGCAAAGCCCGCGGCGATCAGAAAGCTGCCGAAGTACAACGGATTTCGAGTGTGCGCGTACGGCCCGCTCGTCGCGAGCCTCTCATTCTTGTCGATGTGGCCGGAGGCCCACGCACGCACCAGAACACCCGTCAACGCGATCGCTCCGCCAAGCACGAGCGAGCCAACGGTCGGGCGCGCGAACAGCACGTACGCAATTCCCAGAACGAAGCCCAGCGGGATGCGAATCGTCTTTGCGACTTCCGAAAGCGTCACGCGGTGAGCCCGCGCAGTATGTGGCGGCCGATCACGAGGCGCTGAATCTCCGACGTCCCCTCCCCGATCTCGCAGATCTTGGCGTCGCGCATCATTCGCTCGACCGGGTAGTCCTTCGTGTAGCCGTAGCCACCGTGGATCTGGACGGCCTTCGTGGTCGCACGCATCGCCAGCTCCGAGCAGAACAGCTTGGCCATCGCTGCTTCCTTGCCGAATGGCTTGCCGTGCTGCGACAGCCACGCCGCGTGGAATACGAGATGCCGCCCCGCCTCGATCTCTGTCGCCATGTCGGATAGCTGAAACTGCACGCCCTGGAAATCCGCGATTGGCTTCCCGAACTGCTTTCGTTCCGACGCGTATCTCAGCGCCTGCTCGTACGCACCCTCGGCGATCCCGAGCGACAGAGCGCCGATGCCGATACGACCCGAATCCAGCGTCTGCATGAAGTTCGTGAAGCCCTCACCCTCGTTGCCGAGGCGATTCTCCTCTGGAACCTCGACATCTTCGAATATCAGCTCGCGCGTGTCGGAGGAGCGCCAGCCGAGCTTGTCTTCCTTCTTGCCGGCGCGGAATCCCTTCATGGCTGGAAGCGACTCGTCGTGCCCTATTCCGATCTGCTTCGCTGTCTCGAGGTCGGTAGTCGGCTTGGTGAGAATGAACGAGCTGATTCCTTTGGTTCCGCGGCTCGGGTCCGTCACCGCGGTGACGACGAATATCTCGCCGACTCCGCCGTGCGTGATGAAGATCTTGGAACCGTTGATTATGTAGCGGTCCCCGCGCTTCTCCGCGCGTGTGCGCGTTCCGCCGGCGTCGCTTCCAGCCGAAGGTTCCGTGAGACCGAACCCGCCGAGCACCTTGCCGGACGCAAGCAGTGGGACGTAGCGCTTGCGTTGCGCATCGTTGCCGAACTTGACGATGGGCGACGTGCCGAGGGTCGTGTGGGCGGAGATCGTTATCGCGTGCGACGCATCGACTTTTGCCATCTCATGGATGGCGATGATGTAGGACGTGAGATCGAGACCGGCGCCGCCCAGTTCTTCCGGCCAGGGTACGCCGAGCAGCCCGAGCTCACCCATTCCCTTGACGTTGTCCCAGAGAAACTTTCCTTCCGCGTCGAGCTTCGCTGCAACCGGTGCGACGTGATCCCGCGCGAATCCGCGGACAGTGTCGCGCACTGCAAAATGTTGTTCGGAGAAGTAGAAGGAATCGTCCATTATCGGGTATCGTGTTATCCCTGATCGTCGGCCAGCGCAGCCATGAACCGCGCACCGAACCGCTCAGTCTTGACCGGTCCGATTCCGCGCAGTTCGCCGAACGCCGAGAGAGTGCGCGGACGGTGCACCGCGATCTGCCGGAGCGTCTTGTCGTCGAAGACAATATAGGCAGGGACCTCTTCTTCCCGCGCAATTTCGCGCCTGAGGGCACGGAGCCGATCGAACAGCTCCCGCGCCGGTGCCGGCAGGTCGTCAGCGGCATCCGGCGCTTCGCGGACGCGGCCGCGAGCCGGTTTTGGAACTGGACCGCCGCGGGCGCGGCCGGACGATCGGCTCCGGGCGGGCGATTCGTCCCTGGCTGGGCGCGGTGCCGCGGTCCCCTGACAATTGTCGCATCCCGAGCAGCTGTTGCCCGCCGCAGGATCGCCGAAATATCGAAGGACGAAGGCGCGCCGACAGCTCTTTGCGTATGCGTAGCGCTGAACGGCTTCCAGCTTCTCCAGCTCGGCCTCACGCCGCTGGTCCAGCGACTTCCAATCGACATTGAAGCTGTCCAGATCGCGGGAAGGTGCGACGAGCGTGATGCCGCCGCCGATCCTCTGCACGGTGACGAACTGACGGCTCTCGAGTAATTCCAGCGTGTCCTGGATTTCCATGGGCGCCCCGAGTCCGGACGGCAGCGATGCGATGTCGACAATCGCGCCGTCGTTCAGATCGTTGCCGGCGGCGCGCCAGAGAGCGCGAAGGACGCCAAGCGCGATGCCGTCGTCGGGATTGGACAGCTCTCGCTTGATGCGCGCGGGAGTGGCAAGCAGTCTCACGCGCACGAGCGATGCAGACTCCTGTGCCTTGACCGTCGCGCCCGCCTGTTCGAGCACCCGCAGCGCACTCTCGATGTCGCGGGCGTTGACCTTGCCGGGGACTGCGCTCGCCAGCTCTTCCGGCGACTCCGATATGGTTGCGGACCGGCTGGCGAGGCGCTGCAGCGTCGCGTAGACTCGCGTCACAAGCTCGCGCTCGGGATACGCGCCCTTGATGAAATACTCGTGAGTGAACCGATCCTGAAACGCGTGCAGCAGGATCGCCTCGGAGGGGAGGCCGTCACGCCCCGCGCGCCCCGCTTCCTGATAGTACGCCTCGAGCGTCCCGGGCATCGAATGATGAACGACAGC
The window above is part of the Gemmatimonadota bacterium genome. Proteins encoded here:
- a CDS encoding ATP-dependent DNA helicase RecQ; this encodes MTAPTLDDARATLSKAFGYPAFRAGQEIAVESVLLGRDTLVILPTGGGKSLCYQVPALLLPGLTVVVSPLISLMKDQVDALEAKGIAAAFVNSTLTNGQVSDRMARVARGELKMLYMAPERFDAGSTAEQLRRAGVSLLAIDEAHCISQWGHDFRPSYLRMRAVREALGDPPTIALTATATPTVRRDIARQLALRDPRVVITGFDRTNLSYSVVPARNDAGKDALLVQVLSDRPGLTVVYAATRKSVERIASMLQREGISAAAYHAGLDDVHRHEVQEDFMTERVRVIVATNAFGMGIDKANVRAVVHHSMPGTLEAYYQEAGRAGRDGLPSEAILLHAFQDRFTHEYFIKGAYPERELVTRVYATLQRLASRSATISESPEELASAVPGKVNARDIESALRVLEQAGATVKAQESASLVRVRLLATPARIKRELSNPDDGIALGVLRALWRAAGNDLNDGAIVDIASLPSGLGAPMEIQDTLELLESRQFVTVQRIGGGITLVAPSRDLDSFNVDWKSLDQRREAELEKLEAVQRYAYAKSCRRAFVLRYFGDPAAGNSCSGCDNCQGTAAPRPARDESPARSRSSGRARGGPVPKPARGRVREAPDAADDLPAPARELFDRLRALRREIAREEEVPAYIVFDDKTLRQIAVHRPRTLSAFGELRGIGPVKTERFGARFMAALADDQG